In Podospora pseudopauciseta strain CBS 411.78 chromosome 3, whole genome shotgun sequence, one genomic interval encodes:
- a CDS encoding hypothetical protein (EggNog:ENOG503Q3BU; COG:S), translating to MADSSFLTDLCTICHAEPPKYTCPRCKAQTCSLACSKKHKTRASCDGVRNPREYMPIHELRTPRGIDHDFNFLSSIERERLRAEQDIVEVRRLMDAKELHPPTPAEEQKLFRKVWDGDRLSFEPVENNTQHNAIVAQLRRRLRNLDIEVVYMPKGMSRQRENKTSWNKRTNAINFQVEWLIYDSTSQQKPLKVLYKALESIPLYSALTNTVIWHNGQLDRLVREADPEYDERNPLKKPKAEYIPVTIQGQSTPAWSSAPYCFQNPLDSTWFSFSSAPSVESTPEEQYHKYSFYLKKATKEAPNSRTLIPLSPDSNLKDALSGRTVVEFPTIVAIQPGCPLPPLHEIGDWTPRPPPPPPAPKPVNEKKRTLEKGPRGRGGRGGGRGGKRVKFEKGQDTRGVEEKASSSDEEGQIDEDEGVEMEDRGQGIRIDKDENGVLKVDLGTGGMVNMDDVARAMAMDQERWEEEKEKERKTVKLPGGGCLVDYGSDED from the coding sequence ATGGCCGACTCCTCATTTCTCACCGACCTGTGCACCATCTGCCACGCCGAACCCCCGAAATATACCTGCCCGCGATGCAAAGCCCAGACCTGCTCTCTCGCCTGCAGCAAGAAACACAAGACTCGCGCCAGCTGCGATGGCGTCCGCAATCCACGAGAATACATGCCAATCCACGAACTACGCACCCCTAGGGGTATTGATCACGACTTCAACTTCCTCTCATCCATCGAGCGCGAACGTCTGCGTGCCGAGCAAGACATCGTCGAGGTCCGCCGGCTGATGGACGCCAAAGAACtacacccaccaaccccagcagAAGAACAAAAGCTTTTTCGCAAAGTATGGGACGGTGACAGGCTAAGCTTTGAGCCTGTAGAGAACAACACCCAGCACAATGCCATCGTGGCCCAACTGCGCCGTCGGCTGAGAAACCTCGACATTGAGGTGGTGTACATGCCCAAGGGGATGAGCCGGCAGCGGGAGAATAAAACGTCGTGGAATAAGAGGACCAACGCGATAAACTTCCAGGTTGAGTGGTTGATTTATGATTCTACGTCGCAGCAGAAGCCATTGAAGGTGCTGTATAAGGCGCTGGAGAGTATACCGCTTTATTCGGCGTTGACCAATACCGTTATTTGGCACAACGGGCAGCTGGATCGTCTTGTGCGCGAGGCAGATCCGGAATATGATGAGAGGAACCCGTTGAAGAAGCCGAAGGCGGAATACATTCCCGTTACGATTCAAGGCCAGTCTACACCAGCGTGGTCATCAGCACCATACTGCTTCCAGAACCCGCTGGACTCAACCTGGTTTTCGTTCTCGTCGGCACCCTCTGTTGAGTCGACACCAGAAGAACAATACCATAAATACAGCTTTTACCTAAAGAAAGCCACGAAAGAGGCGCCCAACAGCAGGACTTTGATCCCGCTCTCCCCGGACAGCAATTTGAAAGATGCGCTGTCCGGAAGAACAGTAGTTGAATTCCCTACCATTGTCGCCATTCAACCCGGCTGCCCCCTCCCACCGTTACACGAAATAGGGGACTGGACGCCCCgtcccccaccgccaccgccggcacCCAAGCCTGTgaacgaaaagaaaagaacgcTTGAGAAGGGTCctagagggaggggtggtcgaggcggcgggaggggtgggaagagggttAAGTTTGAGAAGGGGCAGGATACgaggggtgttgaggagaaAGCAAGTAGctcggacgaggaggggcagattgatgaggatgagggtgtaGAGATGGAGGATAGGGGGCAAGGGATCAGGATTGATAAGGATGAGAATGGGGTTTTGAAGGTAGATTTGGGGacgggggggatggtgaaTATGGATGATGTGGCGagggcgatggcgatggatcaggagaggtgggaggaggagaaggagaaggagaggaagacaGTGAAGTTGCCGGGTGGGGGGTGTTTGGTTGATTACGGGAGTGATGAGGATTGA
- a CDS encoding hypothetical protein (EggNog:ENOG503P2NQ) encodes MDPSLLPEPTQDIGQLGAPYNDLQIGTMVAFGITYFMATFFLACRYFQAIKIVKNVEIDLIILTLCYGLALAYFITMVKLMDYGWARHMTEIFASNWMNLLEFNNKLLPNTLIYLITPAVTKMAMLTVLFKINPSVIYRICVVVIGVCIFAYTLVLTYLTGGPCTPLKGDETIKCLMNVAISQSVLNIASDIAVILLPIPTIISLQLSFKQKLSVGGILALGSAVVICSIARLPYSISLGSSDDLSWEEGILGIWSIVEVNIGIVCGCAMRLKKLVTAYLPRMGWNSSQKKSTPYGSSWGGTTATGSKGGNKTFDEANGLKGDYQLHSVQKGGLEAGSTDTILK; translated from the exons ATGGATCCCAGTCTCCTCCCAGAACCGACCCAGGATATTGGGCAGTTGGGTGCCCCGTACAATGACCTTCAAATCGGCACAATGGTCGCCTTTGGGATAACATACTTCATGGCGACATTCTTCCTGGCTTGCCGATATTTCCAGGCCATCAAGATAGTAAAGAACGTCGAGATCGATTTGA TCATCTTGACACTATGTTATGGCCTTGCACTAGCCTACTTCATCACCATGGTTAAGCTGATGGACTATGGGTGGGCGCGACACATGACGGAGATCTTTGCGTCCAACTGGATGAACCTACTCGAGTtcaacaacaagctgctCCCCAACACGCTTATCTATCTCATCACACCGGCTGTGACCAAGATGGCCATGTTGACTGTCTTGTTCAAGATCAATCCTTCGGTCATATACCGTATCTGCGTTGTGGTTATTGGAGTATGCATTTTTGCCTACACTTTGGTGCTGACCTACCTGACCGGAGGGCCCTGCACGCCGCTCAAGGGTGACGAGACGATCAAGTGCTTGATGAACGTTGCCATTTCGCAGTCAGTGTTGAACATTGCGTCTGACATTGCCGTCATCTTGcttcccattcccaccatTATCAGCTTGCAGCTGAGCTTCAAGCAGAAGTTATCTGTAGGAGGTATTTTGGCTCTGGGCTCTGC TGTCGTCATCTGCTCCATTGCGCGCCTGCCCTATTCCATCTCCCTCGGGTCATCAGATGATCTCTCCTGGGAGGAAGGCATTCTCGGCATCTGGTCCATCGTGGAGGTCAACATCGGCATCGTCTGCGGCTGTGCCATGAGACTCAAGAAGCTCGTCACCGCCTACCTGCCCAGAATGGGCTGGAACAGCTCGCAAAAGAAGTCGACGCCGTACGGCAGCTCATGGGGTGGCACCACTGCTACGGGGTCAAAGGGTGGAAACAAGACTTTTGACGAGGCAAACGGTTTGAAGGGGGATTACCAATTACACAGCGTGCAGAAGGGTGGTCTGGAAGCCGGGAGCACGGATACGATTCTGAAATAA
- the PRN1 gene encoding RNA pol II transcription cofactor (EggNog:ENOG503NW75; COG:S) encodes MKTFSWISSLTVVLVSVLFAYFYTTNPAFELERIKNIDIPASLDILRDNIKNYLNLTSATPSSDISSPPPTTTTTVITPAQLATMSRITLPRRILKTLLAKQQSEGAGATVRRSIGTPSLRSLNPFLMLDHFSVSPGAGFPDHPHRGQETITYLLTGGMDHEDFAGNRGTLNPGDLQFMTAGKGIMHAEMPRQNPDGSPNIGLQLWVDLPKELKYCEPRYRDLKAEEIPTVITEDGKVKIKVISGKSYGVESLKDLAYTPVVFYDVEVQPGGKIEQEVPQGWQGFAYILEGADITFSDGPQEEKKVSQWHNVVFGNGKEEDGVVARVEETETKPGRFVLVAGQMMDQPVVQYGPFVLNSQEEVYQAFVDYQSHTNGFERAKGWRSEIGKSMVH; translated from the coding sequence ATGAAGACTTTTTCTTGGATATCTTCACTCACGGTTGTGCTCGTCAGTGTGCTTTTTGCTTACTTTTAtaccaccaacccagcctTTGAGCTTGAGCGCATCAAAAACATTGACATCCCTGCCTCGTTGGACATCCTCAGAGACAACATCAAGAACTACTTGAACCTCACCTCTGCCACCCCCTCATCAGACatatcctcaccaccacccaccaccactaccaccgtCATCACACCAGCCCAGCTAGCAACAATGTCCcgcatcaccctcccccgccgcATCCTCAAAACCCTCCTCGCAAAGCAGCAGTCCGAAGGCGCAGGCGCCACAGTCCGCCGCTCCATcggcaccccctccctccgctccctcaaccccttcctcaTGCTCGACCACTTCTCCGTCTCCCCCGGCGCCGGCTTCCCAGACCACCCCCACCGCGGCCAAGAAACAATAACCTACCTCCTCACCGGCGGCATGGACCACGAAGACTTCGCCGGCAACCGCGGCACCCTCAACCCGGGCGACCTCCAGTTCATGACCGCCGGCAAAGGCATCATGCACGCCGAGATGCCCCGCCAAAACCCCGATGGTTCCCCCAACATCGGCCTGCAGCTCTGGGTTGACCTCCCCAAGGAACTAAAATACTGTGAGCCACGGTATCGGGATCTCAAAGCGGAGGAGATACCCACCGTCATCACCGAAGACGGCAAAGTCAAGATCAAGGTTATTTCTGGCAAGTCGTACGGTGTCGAGTCCCTCAAAGATCTAGCGTACACACCCGTGGTGTTCTATGACGTGGAGGTCCAACCGGGGGGGAAGATCGAGCAGGAGGTTCCCCAGGGGTGGCAAGGGTTCGCTTATATTCTCGAGGGGGCAGACATCACTTTCAGTGACGGGCcccaagaagagaagaaagtcTCACAGTGGCACAACGTCGTTTTTGGCAACggaaaagaggaggatggggttgttgcaCGGGTGGAGGAGACCGAGACAAAACCGGGGAGGTTCGTCCTGGTTGCCGGGCAGATGATGGATCAGCCTGTTGTGCAGTATGGTCCTTTTGTGCTCAACAGCCAGGAGGAGGTCTACCAGGCGTTTGTCGACTACCAGAGCCACACCAACGGGTTCGAGAGGGCaaaggggtggaggagtgAGATTGGGAAGAGTATGGTTCATTAG
- a CDS encoding hypothetical protein (COG:U; EggNog:ENOG503NY1Q) produces MSDYIGSRISLISKSDIRYVGTLASINSDDSTVSLENVRTFGTEGRKGKIEEEVPPSDQVYEYIVFRGTDVKDLRIEEGPAAKENKPPAVPNDPAIVGARPRPGNVAPGPPGGPQGPPQGPGPIGHPGPHGAPNQPQPPPGAPGYGYFPPHMGGWGGRPAPGGPGGPSPGPVGPGGPGPFGMPYPQPGWFPPGQEFPPMGPGQWNPYPQFPPGPGGPGGPGAPGGPPGFPAAPGAPGQGRQSADQTPSNQGPGQKPSPIGPSGEKKAPTPGLNAQPSESKPMIPPPQQSAGGPAPPPPVASKPTAEEVKATAANLAQPTAPASSQGIPTGPKSDRPVQILPAIPLPIGLTSRVAQPSPSATRSEQNNAGATPAALRDATQAAKEAVANAMAQMENNAYAQIASQGAAVDNLTKKVNEMRVNAARGGHAPRGGGGRGRGGARPAAKVEVPDSDYDFATANAKFNKQDLVREAIAGGSPIVEAPTPEAVAPEAPVESTEAVEPAYNKQRSFFDNISSDLKDRENASQKPGGREWRGEEQRKNIETFGQGSVDGGYRGYRGGRGRGRGGRGRGFRGGRGGNNGGYRPQQQQTQAPQ; encoded by the exons ATGTCCGATTATATCGG ATCCAGAATATCCCTCATATCCAAGAGCGACATCCGCTATGTCGGCACACTTGCGAGCATCAACTCGGATGACTCGACTGTCTCGCTCGAAAATGTGAGGACGTTTGGCACTGAGGGCCGCAAGGGCAAGATCGAGGAAGAGGTCCCCCCTTCCGACCAGGTCTACGAGTACATTGTCTTCCGCGGAACGGATGTCAAGGATCTCAGGATCGAGGAGGGTCCCGCCGCCAAGGAGAACAAGCCGCCAGCTGTCCCCAACGATCCTGCCATTGTTGGT GCTCGCCCTCGGCCTGGCAACGTCGCTCCTGGCCCACCTGGTGGTCCTCAAGGCCCTCCACAAGGTCCCGGTCCCATCGGGCACCCAGGCCCGCACGGCGCTCCGAATCAGCCGCAGCCTCCTCCAGGCGCACCTGGTTATGGCTACTTCCCTCCTCACatgggaggatggggtggccGTCCAGCTCCTGGTGGCCCCGGTGGTCCCAGTCCAGGCCCCGTAGGTCCAGGTGGTCCCGGTCCTTTTGGCATGCCCTACCCGCAGCCGGGGTGGTTCCCGCCGGGACAAGAGTTTCCGCCAATGGGTCCCGGGCAATGGAACCCGTATCCTCAGTTTCCTCCTGGTCCTGGTGGTCCTGGTGGCCCTGGTGCTCCAGGTGGTCCTCCCGGTTTCCCTGCCGCTCCTGGTGCACCTGGACAAGGTCGTCAGTCGGCTGACCAGACGCCCAGCAACCAGGGTCCAGGCCAAAAGCCCTCACCCATCGGTCCTTCTGGAGAAAAGAAGGCCCCAACTCCAGGACTCAATGCTCAGCCTTCGGAGTCGAAGCCCATGattccacctcctcagcaaTCTGCGGGTGGTCcggcacctcctccgcccgtCGCTTCCAAGCCCACTGCCGAGGAAGTCAAGGCCACGGCAGCTAATCTCGCCCAGCCTACTGCTCCGGCTTCCTCTCAGGGCATTCCCACAGGTCCCAAGAGCGATCGCCCTGTGCAGATTCTGCCCGCTATCCCCCTTCCAATTGGCTTGACCTCTAGGGTTGCTCAGCCATCGCCCTCCGCCACCAGATCCGAGCAGAACAATGCCGGCGCTACACCCGCTGCATTGCGCGATGCCACTCAGGCTGCCAAGGAAGCCGTTGCCAATGCGATGGCTCAGATGGAGAACAATGCATACGCTCAAATTGCCAGCCAGGGCGCTGCTGTTGACAACTTGACCAAGAAGGTCAACGAGATGAGGGTCAATGCGGCTCGTGGTGGTCATGCCCCTCGCGGTGGAGGCGGACGTGGACGTGgaggtgctcgccctgctgCCAAGGTGGAGGTCCCTGATTCCGACTACGATTTTGCGACTGCGAATGCCAAGTTCAACAAGCAGGACCTTGTCCGTGAGGCTATCGCTGGTGGCTCGCCAATTGTGGAAGCTCCCACCCCAGAGGCTGTTGCGCCCGAAGCCCCTGTTGAGAGCACCGAGGCGGTTGAACCCGCTTACAACAAGCAGCGGTCGTTCTTTGACAACATCTCTAGCGACCTGAAGGACAGGGAGAATGCTTCTCAGAAGCCAGGCGGCCGTGAGTGGCGTGGAGAGGAACAGAGGAAGAACATTGAGACCTTTGGCCAAGGCAGCGTCGACGGTGGTTACCGTGGTTATCGCGGCGGTCGGGGCCGTGGCCGTGGAGGTCGTGGACGTGGATTCCGCGGAGGACGGGGCGGTAATAATGGTGGATATCgcccccaacaacagcaaacacAGGCGCCCCAGTAG
- a CDS encoding hypothetical protein (EggNog:ENOG503PA9G; COG:S): MNKLFGSGKPPVPTVDTDRVVPLHFFEKSPLVQGNNMAVSLVFDDVLEPEKLKQALEGLVRREGWQRLGGRLRKNPTTGAIEWHIPTVFSADRPIINYAHVDHGVPAAQHPAASRIPQPSTRPAVVADPDDLADLAFEPGHRPGGISDYLTSDMPVLGLRVNSFTDKTIAVLQWQHVAFDALGMQYVVEGWSNMLWGKEHEIPTPCGLDSDPFEALAKGTRKPTEPHLLMDKKVGIGGMLKWGLGYGFDMLARAKENRMVCIPQSYWKTQMEKAIEELQAEATEKGEDPSKVFLTEGDILTAWTMKSVVGPQDMDPNRTVAGSIAMSLRKAFEGDLIPEASKSPYVGNAFGWGNVLVTAGDVNTKPLSWLARQVRRAINEQGTRAQHEAYYAMVREGPGLPIVIFGDGGMAQIGFSNWSKAGLFNLDFAPARKVQKPGVPCRPSYVQENHGPIKPVDGFFVFGKDEKGNYWTSAYKVKGQWDKLDEYLVKEHEKGA; the protein is encoded by the coding sequence ATGAACAAACTATTCGGTAGCGGGAAGCCACCCGTCCCAACGGTCGATACCGACCGGGTGGTGCCGCTCCATTTCTTCGAGAAAAGCCCGCTGGTGCAGGGCAACAACATGGCCGTATCTCTTGTGTTCGACGATGTGTTGGAGCCAGAAAAGTTGAAGCAAGCCCTCGAGGGTCTTGTGAGGAGGGAAGGCTGGCAGAGACTTGGAGGACGTCTCCGGAAGAACCCAACAACCGGAGCGATCGAGTGGCATATCCCTACTGTCTTCTCAGCTGACcgtcccatcatcaactaCGCCCATGTCGATCACGGAGTCCCCGCCGCCCAGCACCCAGCTGCCTCGCGAATCCCGCAACCGTCCACTAGGCCGGCGGTTGTCGCGGACCCTGACGACCTCGCTGATTTGGCTTTCGAGCCTGGTCACAGGCCCGGCGGCATCAGCGATTATCTCACGTCTGACATGCCCGTCCTAGGTCTGCGTGTCAACTCTTTCACCGACAAAACCATTGCCGTTCTCCAATGGCAGCATGTTGCCTTCGATGCGTTGGGTATGCAATATGTCGTCGAGGGCTGGAGCAACATGCTCTGGGGCAAGGAGCACGAGATTCCCACGCCCTGCGGTTTAGACAGCGACCCGTTCGAGGCTTTGGCTAAAGGAACCCGAAAGCCAACAGAGCCCCATCTGTTGATGGACAAGAAGGTTGGAATTGGCGGTATGCTCAAATGGGGTCTCGGATATGGCTTCGATATGTTGGCACGGGCCAAGGAAAACCGCATGGTGTGCATTCCGCAATCGTATTGGAAGACGCAGATGGAGAAAGCAATCGAGGAGCTCCAGGCTGAAGCAACCGAAAAGGGCGAGGACCCATCCAAGGTCTTCCTGACTGAAGGCGACATCCTCACTGCCTGGACGATGAAGTCAGTTGTCGGGCCCCAGGACATGGACCCCAACAGGACAGTGGCTGGATCCATTGCCATGTCGCTCCGTAAGGCATTCGAAGGTGACCTGATCCCTGAGGCATCCAAGAGTCCCTATGTCGGCAATGCTTTCGGTTGGGGCAACGTTCTCGTCACTGCTGGTGACGTCAACACCAAGCCCCTCAGTTGGCTCGCAAGACAAGTGCGGCGGGCCATCAACGAACAAGGCACCCGGGCTCAGCACGAGGCCTACTACGCCATGGTGCGTGAAGGGCCTGGTCTCCCAATTGTAATCTTTGGCGACGGCGGCATGGCCCAGATTGGCTTCTCCAACTGGTCCAAGGCGGGCTTGTTCAACCTCGACTTTGCTCCTGCTCGCAAGGTGCAGAAGCCAGGTGTGCCATGCCGGCCTTCATACGTTCAGGAGAACCACGGTCCCATCAAGCCTGTCGATGGTTTCTTTGTGTTTGGGAAGGATGAGAAGGGTAACTACTGGACGTCAGCGTACAAGGTTAAGGGCCAGTGGGACAAGCTGGATGAGTACCTTGTCAAGGAGCATGAGAAGGGCGCCTGA
- a CDS encoding hypothetical protein (EggNog:ENOG503P4R2) — protein sequence MSAQKYDDSRFTRRACVTGLVLCWFVAVGSIIGGGLCLYKEVRDDDSIRIDLSNRWRELLPLGLNIFITLLNDSMGYIHAVALRWSLIREGSLDFNSNLRLLTFSKKSPPNGYIPNFLYLFGIILAYGATSVIFLSLNPELARLLGKSYEITDTRGVHLNGIALIILGCGFLLQAAVTNWALAGTKIPTWSSNPLIIANTCMNHDTEHYQVMPRQGRCMMGVHLAGNDIKAIRPTRKQRPMITAHPHVRRVLYLLWALPILSGVWGGGVYGYLLRGSKNGIFGRSWSLLPEFPPHIDENCHTKQCTDGTSVLNLGWSTTGGAAGTTGGVFLIIAIQSVVTLSLHCAELIVNLSRDEGIYRKLIGPRGTNGHFNSVVEAFTSWQTIFLFTLKSGVHWMFGLAINLQFQLGVNMYPSQIFYFGGLTLVAALFGLLLSLQRPSGYLPPTYGHIQTIADIIDEWADSGCMFWGEKGPHYTGTSTKRLKQPNPNVEYGGMKKGDGQGSHSDDITVIPLETFSPASLVASPPMDQSFGYVSPVVQTPPSANAAWGQPWQQQQHQTSYESLNSRFSGQTGYSAYSNQSTQPFLHSYRSY from the exons ATGTCTGCCCAAAAGTACGATGATAGCAGGTTCACACGCCGGGCTTGTGTGACTGGTTTGGTCTTGTGTTGGTTTGTTGCTGTAGGCAGTATCATCGGAGGTGGACTATGTCTCTACAAGGAGGTTCGTGATGACGATTCAATCCGGATCGACTTGTCCAACAGATGGAGAGAGCTTCTCCCTCTCGGACTGAACATATTCA TTACCCTACTCAACGATAGCATGGGATACATCCATGCCGTTGCTCTCCGTTGGTCTCTCATAAGAGAAGGGAGCCTAGACTTCAACTCGAACCTGCGTCTACTCACATTCTCCAAGAAAAGTCCCCCGAACGGTTATATCCCCAACTTTCTCTACCTTTTCGGAATCATACTCGCCTATGGTGCTACCTCTGTCATATTCTTGAGCCTTAACCCCGAGCTCGCCCGTCTGCTAGGCAAGTCCTACGAAATCACCGACACAAGGGGTGTCCATCTAAACGGCATTGCTCTCATTATTCTCGGCTGCGGCTTTCTCCTCCAAGCCGCCGTTACCAACTGGGCCTTGGCGGGTACTAAGATTCCCACATGGAGCTCGAACCCGCTCATCATTGCGAACACGTGCATGAATCATGATACCGAACACTACCAGGTCATGCCTCGCCAAGGCCGCTGTATGATGGGAGTTCACCTGGCAGGGAATGACATCAAGGCCATCCGACCTACTCGAAAGCAAAGGCCAATGATTACAGCACATCCCCATGTCCGCCGTGTGTTGTATCTCTTGTGGGCTCTTCCAATCTTGAGCGGCGTTTGGGGAGGCGGTGTCTACGGTTACCTCTTACGTGGGAGTAAAAATGGGATCTTTGGGCGGTCATGGAGTCTTCTCCCAGAGTTTCCACCTCACATAGACGAGAACTGCCACACTAAGCAATGTACTGACGGGACATCAGTACTGAACCTGGGCTGGAGTACCACCGGTGGTGCGGCTGGTACAACAGGTGgcgtcttcctcatcattgCGATCCAGTCTGTGGTaactctctctcttcatTGTGCCGAACTGATCGTGAATCTTTCACGGGACGAAGGCATATACAGGAAGCTGATCGGACCAAGAGGCACCAACGGGCACTTCAACTCAGTCGTGGAAGCCTTCACCTCATGGCAAACAATTTTTTTGTTTACTCTCAAATCCGGTGTTCACTGGATGTTCGGTTTGGCTATTAATCTCCAATTTCAGCTGGGGGTCAACATGTACCCCTCACAAATATTTTACTTTGGTGGCCTAACTTTGGTGGCCGCCTTGTTTGGTTTGCTCCTGTCTTTGCAGCGCCCATCAGGTTACTTGCCGCCAACATACGGCCACATCCAAACTATCGCCGACATTATTGACGAATGGGCGGATTCTGGATGCATGTTTTGGGGTGAGAAGGGTCCACATTACACTGGAACAAGCACCAAGCGGCTCAAACAACCCAATCCAAACGTTGAGTACGGGGGAATGAAGAAGGGCGACGGCCAAGGGAGTCACAGTGACGATATCACGGTGATACCTCTTGAAACCTTCAGTCCAGCCAGTCTGGTAGCCTCACCACCAATGGACCAGAGCTTTGGCTATGTCTCTCCGGTTGTTCAGACACCTCCTTCGGCAAATGCTGCCTGGGGCCAGCCgtggcaacaacagcagcatcagaCGAGCTACGAAAGTCTCAACAGCAGGTTCTCGGGACAGACTGGGTATTCGGCGTATAGCAACCAGAGCACACAACCATTCTTGCACAGTTATAGGAGCTATTAG